The stretch of DNA GTTTCATCCATGTTATGCTAGTACACACCAGGGATGAAAAACCTTGTCGCGCTCATCTGCCGTGACGAACGCCACTAACAACCCGGCGTTACAGGGACGCCGACAGTAACCACCCGTCGTAATCGGCGTCTATGCCGGGGTCGCCGTGTCCGATGCCTCGAGGAGTTCCTTGTACCGGTTGCGGATCGTGACCTCGGAGATGTTCGCGACTTCGCTGACCTCGTTCTGGGTGACCTTCTCGTTGGTCAGCAGGGCCGCAGCGTAGACGCCGGCAGCCGCGAGGCCGACCGGCGACTTGCCGCTGTGGACGCCCTCCTGTCGTGCCGACTCGAGCAGTTCGCGGGCCATTCGCTCGGTCTCGTCGGGAAGGTCGAGGTCGCTGACGAACCGTGGGACGTAGCTCTCGGGATCGGCCGGCTGTACCTCGAGGCCGAGTTCCCGGATGACGTACCGGTAGGTTCGGGTCAGTTCCATCTTCTCGACGCGGCTGACCGCCGAAATTTCGTCGAGACTGCGGGGCGTGCCGGCCTGTCGAGCCGCAGCGTACAGCGACGCCGTAGCGACGCCTTCGATCGATCGTCCCGGCAGGAGGTCCTCCTCGAGTGCGCGGCGGTAAATCACGCTTGCGGTCTCGCGGACGTTCTCGGGCAGGCCGAGCGCCGAGGCCATCCGGTCGATTTCGCCCAGTGCCTGCTTGAGGTTGCGCT from Natronobacterium texcoconense encodes:
- a CDS encoding transcription initiation factor IIB; amino-acid sequence: MTNIRTYTNEREAEEERTERERADEQEHCPECGGRLVSDAEHAETVCNDCGLVVEEDEIDRGPEWRAFDAAEKDQKSRVGAPTTNMMHDQGLSTNIGWQDKDAYGKALSSRQRQKMQRLRTWNERFRTRDSKERNLKQALGEIDRMASALGLPENVRETASVIYRRALEEDLLPGRSIEGVATASLYAAARQAGTPRSLDEISAVSRVEKMELTRTYRYVIRELGLEVQPADPESYVPRFVSDLDLPDETERMARELLESARQEGVHSGKSPVGLAAAGVYAAALLTNEKVTQNEVSEVANISEVTIRNRYKELLEASDTATPA